A region from the Prochlorococcus sp. MIT 0603 genome encodes:
- a CDS encoding aminotransferase class V-fold PLP-dependent enzyme: MNLSHKTRKDFPLLSKKEHNLIYLDHAATSQKPRQVIEALVHYYSNENANVHRGAHQLSAKATYAFEQAREITSKFIKANSSKEIIFTRNATEAINLVAYSWGNSQLKEGDEILISLMEHHSNIVPWQLLAKRKGCKLRYIGITETGELDINDFRKQVNEKTKIVSILHISNTLGSCNPIKTITEIAHSVGAIVLIDACQSLAHQAINVNELNIDFLAGSSHKICGPTGCGFLWGREEILEIMPPFIGGGEMINNVSLYESDWADLPFKFEAGTPAIGEAIGMGAAILYLESIGLENIHSYERMLTEYLFDKLSNLDNIVILGPSPKQQPKRAPLATFYIENVHSNDIAELLDSKNICIRSGHHCCQPLHAFYEINSSARASLSFTSTKEEIDEFYESLSSSIKFLLDHS, translated from the coding sequence ATGAATTTATCCCATAAAACAAGAAAAGATTTTCCTTTACTTTCTAAAAAAGAGCATAATTTAATTTATCTAGATCATGCAGCCACTAGTCAAAAACCTAGACAAGTAATTGAAGCTCTAGTTCATTATTACAGCAATGAAAATGCAAATGTTCATAGAGGTGCTCATCAATTAAGTGCAAAAGCAACATACGCATTTGAACAAGCTAGAGAAATAACTTCTAAGTTCATTAAAGCAAACTCTAGTAAAGAGATTATTTTTACCCGTAATGCAACCGAAGCAATTAACCTGGTTGCGTATTCATGGGGTAACAGTCAGCTAAAAGAAGGAGATGAAATCTTAATTAGCCTAATGGAACATCATAGCAATATAGTCCCTTGGCAACTTCTAGCAAAACGCAAAGGATGCAAGCTACGTTATATAGGAATTACTGAAACAGGAGAATTAGATATTAATGATTTCAGAAAGCAAGTAAATGAAAAAACTAAGATAGTAAGCATATTACATATCAGTAATACTTTAGGAAGCTGTAATCCAATTAAAACAATAACTGAAATAGCTCATAGCGTAGGAGCCATAGTTCTTATCGACGCATGCCAAAGTCTTGCACATCAAGCTATCAATGTGAATGAATTAAATATAGATTTCCTTGCAGGTTCTTCCCATAAGATATGTGGTCCAACTGGATGCGGATTCCTTTGGGGTCGAGAGGAAATCTTAGAAATAATGCCTCCTTTTATTGGTGGGGGTGAAATGATAAACAATGTCTCTTTATATGAAAGCGACTGGGCAGACTTACCATTTAAGTTTGAAGCTGGAACTCCAGCGATAGGAGAAGCAATTGGTATGGGAGCAGCAATACTGTATCTAGAGTCTATTGGCTTAGAAAATATACACTCATATGAAAGAATGTTAACAGAATATCTTTTTGATAAGCTTAGTAATCTAGATAATATTGTTATTTTAGGGCCAAGTCCAAAACAACAACCCAAAAGAGCTCCTTTGGCTACTTTCTACATTGAAAATGTGCATTCAAATGATATAGCTGAATTATTAGATTCCAAAAATATTTGCATTAGAAGTGGTCATCATTGTTGTCAACCACTTCATGCATTTTATGAGATTAATTCTTCCGCACGTGCAAGTCTCAGCTTTACTTCAACAAAAGAAGAAATAGATGAATTTTATGAATCACTATCATCCAGTATTAAGTTTTTATTAGATCACTCTTAA
- a CDS encoding alpha/beta hydrolase family protein → MNFKDRDSNFSSIHSMKLDAGSVFASRPKLKEIKLRDGFVLWLEQRSDEGGRTTALIRPLGNSNLSAQELTSFPCDVRTRIHGYGGGAFASAISEEQLWLAWVDDTNASVWTQCWKLNNSSNQEKTYFSPVNQSICLSRTANVCFGDGLIDLKRMIWIGIMEKEKKDYLVTFSLFDQSQDPNIIYQAKDFIGYPTLSPNSEKLAWVEWQSLSMPWDQSKLLVGSLSNRDKLISINTLLGDSSDIPVSVFQPTWFNNNKILISEDESGWWNLKLIELCITNNLIKNSKNIHRIEAEFALPQWVAGMSTISVYDEKIVALSCKDSMWRLNIITEDSSLKNIDIPFDDLSYLDSDNDYAVMFASNSYQDFSILEVDLNKNVWTNYFDNSSLPILQENISVGESFWFNGFNDHLTHAWYYPPVSGYSAPSPLLVKIHSGPTSMASRGLNLGIQFWTSRGWSVVDVNYSGSSGFGRDYRDRLKRAWGHADVFDCCAAALKLVELGKVNEEYIAIEGSSAGGFTALACLSSSNIFKVAACKYPVTDLISMQKKTHRFEASYLDHLLGTFSDNKSIYIDRSPINNIDKINTPIIFFHGLKDNVVHFEQVNQFISRLKNNSIAVELKTFPNEGHGFHDIKVKIEALELTEKFFLYHLGI, encoded by the coding sequence ATGAACTTTAAGGATAGAGATTCTAATTTCTCATCAATTCATAGTATGAAGTTAGATGCAGGAAGTGTTTTTGCCTCCAGACCCAAGCTCAAGGAGATAAAATTACGTGATGGTTTTGTTTTGTGGTTAGAGCAAAGGTCTGATGAGGGTGGTAGAACAACAGCACTTATCAGACCCTTAGGTAACAGTAATTTATCAGCTCAGGAATTAACGTCTTTTCCATGTGATGTTCGTACTCGTATTCATGGGTATGGCGGCGGCGCATTTGCATCTGCAATTTCTGAGGAGCAACTCTGGTTGGCTTGGGTGGATGACACGAATGCTTCTGTGTGGACTCAATGTTGGAAATTAAATAATTCTTCCAATCAAGAAAAGACTTATTTTAGTCCAGTTAATCAATCAATTTGTCTTTCTAGAACAGCTAATGTTTGTTTTGGAGATGGTTTGATTGATCTAAAACGAATGATATGGATAGGCATTATGGAAAAAGAAAAGAAAGATTATTTAGTCACATTTTCATTATTTGATCAATCACAAGATCCAAACATTATTTATCAAGCGAAAGATTTTATTGGATATCCAACATTATCTCCTAATTCTGAGAAATTAGCTTGGGTTGAGTGGCAAAGTCTTTCAATGCCATGGGATCAAAGTAAGCTTTTAGTAGGCTCTTTATCCAATAGAGATAAACTAATTTCAATTAATACTTTGCTTGGTGATTCATCTGATATACCTGTTTCAGTGTTTCAACCAACTTGGTTCAATAATAATAAAATTTTGATTTCCGAAGACGAAAGTGGTTGGTGGAATCTAAAACTTATTGAACTTTGTATAACGAATAATTTAATAAAGAATAGTAAAAATATTCATAGAATAGAAGCGGAATTTGCTTTACCTCAATGGGTTGCTGGAATGTCTACTATTTCTGTTTATGATGAAAAGATTGTAGCTTTAAGTTGTAAAGATTCTATGTGGAGACTTAATATAATAACTGAGGACTCAAGTCTAAAAAATATAGATATTCCTTTTGATGATTTGTCTTACTTAGATTCAGATAATGATTATGCAGTTATGTTTGCTAGTAATTCTTATCAGGATTTCTCCATCTTAGAAGTAGATTTAAACAAAAATGTTTGGACAAATTACTTCGATAATAGCTCTCTCCCAATACTTCAAGAAAACATTAGTGTAGGCGAAAGTTTTTGGTTTAATGGCTTTAATGATCATCTAACTCATGCCTGGTACTACCCTCCTGTTTCTGGATATTCTGCGCCTAGTCCTCTTTTAGTCAAAATCCATAGTGGACCTACTTCTATGGCATCGCGAGGTTTGAATCTTGGTATTCAATTTTGGACTTCGCGAGGTTGGAGTGTAGTGGATGTTAATTATTCTGGTTCTTCTGGTTTTGGTAGAGATTATCGTGATCGTCTTAAAAGAGCTTGGGGTCATGCCGATGTCTTTGATTGTTGCGCTGCAGCATTAAAATTGGTTGAGTTAGGCAAAGTTAATGAAGAATATATTGCTATCGAAGGATCTAGTGCAGGAGGGTTTACAGCATTAGCATGCTTATCCAGTTCGAATATTTTTAAAGTAGCGGCATGTAAGTACCCTGTAACAGATTTAATTTCTATGCAGAAGAAAACCCATCGTTTCGAAGCTAGTTATTTGGACCATTTGTTGGGGACTTTCTCTGACAATAAAAGCATCTATATTGACCGCTCACCAATTAACAATATAGATAAAATTAATACTCCAATTATATTTTTTCATGGTTTAAAAGATAATGTTGTTCATTTTGAACAGGTAAATCAATTTATTTCCAGACTTAAAAATAATTCTATTGCTGTAGAGTTAAAGACTTTTCCAAACGAAGGTCATGGCTTTCATGATATTAAGGTCAAGATTGAGGCTTTAGAACTAACTGAAAAGTTCTTTTTATATCACTTAGGCATTTAA
- the sufC gene encoding Fe-S cluster assembly ATPase SufC, producing MKSEEVILEIKDLHVGIEDENILRGINLTIKEGEIHAIMGQNGSGKSTLSKVIAGHPEYSILSGQIIFNNININNLDPEERSNRGIFLGFQYPIEIAGVRNIDFLREALNNRRKELKQSELDVFEFQELVEKKLDIVKMESSFLERGVNQGFSGGEKKRNEILQMALLEPLISILDETDSGLDIDALRIVAAGINKIHSKKNAIILITHYQRLLNEVKPDFVHIMEEGKIVKTGTIDLAIELEKSGYAGIKNK from the coding sequence ATGAAATCAGAAGAAGTCATATTAGAAATCAAAGATCTTCATGTTGGAATAGAAGATGAGAATATTTTGCGTGGCATAAATCTGACCATTAAAGAAGGAGAAATCCATGCGATAATGGGACAAAATGGCAGTGGAAAAAGCACATTATCCAAAGTTATTGCAGGACATCCTGAATATTCTATTTTATCAGGGCAAATTATATTTAACAATATCAATATTAACAACCTAGACCCAGAAGAAAGATCAAATCGAGGAATATTCCTTGGTTTCCAATATCCTATAGAAATAGCAGGTGTAAGAAACATAGATTTTCTTAGGGAAGCATTAAATAATCGAAGAAAGGAATTAAAACAAAGTGAGCTTGATGTATTTGAATTTCAAGAATTAGTAGAAAAGAAACTAGACATAGTAAAAATGGAAAGTAGTTTTCTAGAAAGGGGTGTGAATCAAGGGTTTTCTGGAGGAGAGAAAAAACGCAATGAGATACTTCAAATGGCACTACTTGAACCTTTAATTTCAATTTTAGATGAAACAGATTCAGGTCTAGATATAGATGCCTTAAGAATAGTTGCAGCAGGTATAAATAAAATTCACTCAAAGAAAAATGCCATTATTTTAATTACACATTACCAACGACTATTAAATGAAGTAAAGCCAGATTTTGTTCATATTATGGAAGAAGGGAAAATAGTTAAAACAGGGACTATTGACCTTGCTATAGAACTTGAAAAATCAGGTTATGCAGGAATTAAAAATAAATGA
- the sufD gene encoding Fe-S cluster assembly protein SufD has translation MKDKFDHEWIDSLPISEGVLKNSQKQAKKLLIENGFPTKKIEEWRFTNLNRLSEILKLPVQLNNNKINLAATSHSKGGSYQLFINCKEKLKSNNLPKNIKLMNDNEIQQYLSKSDQTKNDFILNLNSAINNSIIGLKVSGKELTSIEIILSSKEKELIPSKIILIVEKDSKLDLLEILEGSEFTAYSHVIDIYIEENSTVNHGVLAIGRGHSKLLAKIVVNQEEKSNYSLSCFQEGWNLSHIEKSIIQLNGNAVTKINGLQICEEDQELATFSIMNFNGPNGCLEQNQKSILNNKSHSIFNGLINVPKIAQNTDASQLNKNLLLSPQSKVDTSPKLKIIADNVQCKHGATVSKLEEEQLFYLQSRGINSNKASQLMMKGFCKDILAYLPLQAVNWSHLSGYLDYLKK, from the coding sequence ATGAAGGATAAGTTTGATCATGAATGGATAGATTCTCTACCAATAAGTGAGGGTGTATTGAAAAACTCTCAGAAACAAGCAAAGAAATTATTAATAGAAAATGGTTTTCCAACAAAGAAAATTGAAGAGTGGCGTTTTACAAATTTAAATCGTCTGAGTGAGATCTTAAAACTTCCTGTCCAATTAAATAATAATAAAATTAATCTTGCTGCAACTTCCCATTCGAAGGGAGGTTCATATCAACTATTTATTAATTGCAAAGAGAAATTAAAGTCTAATAATTTACCAAAAAATATTAAGTTAATGAATGACAATGAAATTCAACAATATTTGTCTAAAAGTGATCAAACAAAAAATGATTTTATACTAAATCTTAATTCAGCTATAAATAATAGCATAATTGGCCTTAAAGTAAGTGGGAAAGAACTTACATCAATAGAAATCATACTATCCAGTAAAGAAAAAGAATTAATTCCATCTAAGATTATATTAATAGTCGAAAAAGATTCAAAGTTAGATCTTTTAGAAATACTAGAAGGTTCTGAATTTACAGCATATAGTCACGTAATTGATATTTATATTGAAGAAAATTCAACTGTCAATCATGGGGTCCTTGCTATTGGAAGAGGGCACTCAAAATTATTAGCAAAGATTGTAGTAAATCAGGAAGAAAAAAGTAATTATTCCCTAAGTTGTTTTCAAGAAGGTTGGAATCTTAGCCATATAGAAAAAAGCATTATTCAATTAAATGGAAATGCAGTAACTAAAATAAATGGTCTACAGATTTGTGAAGAAGATCAAGAGTTAGCGACATTTTCAATTATGAACTTTAATGGGCCAAATGGTTGCTTAGAGCAAAATCAGAAATCAATTCTCAATAATAAATCACATTCAATCTTTAATGGATTAATTAATGTGCCTAAAATTGCTCAAAACACTGATGCATCACAATTAAATAAAAATCTTCTACTTTCACCTCAATCAAAAGTTGATACTAGTCCAAAACTAAAAATTATTGCAGATAATGTTCAATGTAAACATGGTGCAACAGTTAGCAAGTTAGAAGAAGAGCAACTCTTCTACTTACAAAGTAGAGGAATTAATTCTAATAAAGCCAGTCAATTAATGATGAAAGGTTTTTGCAAAGATATCTTGGCTTACCTCCCTTTGCAAGCGGTTAATTGGTCACATCTATCAGGATATCTAGATTACCTAAAAAAATAA